One genomic region from Streptomyces venezuelae encodes:
- a CDS encoding LLM class flavin-dependent oxidoreductase, producing MRVGTFVLAAQFPGQGQGEALHRAVRTAEVAEEAGLDSVWLAEHHFVPYGVCPSAVTLAALLLGRTRRLRVGTAVSVLPTVHPVALGEQAALLHLTSGGRFTLGVGRGGPWVDLEVFGAGLAAYEEGFPESLDLLLRWLRESRVGAEGERFAFREVAVVPRADELIGGESGPEVVVACTSPKSVRLAAERGLPMLLGMHCGDEDKAEMVAAWARCAREAGRDPDEIARIGAGHVSAGVVQLADRGADAAESLVKAMPGWLKQGLDAHVTVDGRHRAMRDPVAYTELLCGLHPVGTPRRAADRLAATAERTGITRFALLAEGSGDLAATEENVRRLGSEVLPQLG from the coding sequence ATGCGCGTGGGTACGTTTGTTCTGGCCGCACAGTTCCCGGGCCAGGGACAAGGGGAGGCTCTGCACCGGGCGGTGCGGACCGCCGAGGTGGCCGAGGAGGCGGGGCTCGACTCCGTCTGGCTCGCCGAGCACCACTTCGTGCCGTACGGGGTCTGCCCCTCGGCCGTGACGCTCGCCGCGCTGCTCCTCGGGCGCACGCGGCGGCTGCGGGTGGGCACGGCGGTGAGTGTGCTGCCGACGGTCCACCCGGTCGCCCTGGGAGAGCAGGCGGCGCTGCTGCACCTGACCTCGGGCGGCAGGTTCACCCTCGGGGTGGGCCGGGGCGGGCCGTGGGTCGACCTGGAGGTGTTCGGCGCGGGTCTGGCGGCGTACGAGGAGGGCTTCCCCGAATCGCTCGATCTGCTGCTGCGATGGCTGCGCGAGTCCCGGGTCGGCGCCGAGGGGGAACGATTCGCTTTCCGCGAGGTGGCGGTGGTGCCCCGTGCCGACGAGCTGATCGGGGGTGAGTCGGGGCCCGAGGTCGTGGTGGCCTGCACCTCGCCGAAGAGCGTGCGGCTCGCCGCGGAGCGCGGGCTTCCGATGCTGCTCGGGATGCACTGCGGCGACGAGGACAAGGCCGAGATGGTCGCGGCCTGGGCGCGCTGTGCCCGGGAGGCCGGGCGAGACCCGGACGAGATCGCGCGGATCGGCGCCGGGCACGTCTCGGCGGGGGTCGTGCAGCTCGCGGACCGGGGGGCGGACGCGGCCGAGTCGCTGGTGAAGGCGATGCCGGGATGGCTGAAGCAGGGGCTCGACGCGCATGTGACGGTCGACGGCCGGCACCGGGCGATGCGGGACCCCGTGGCGTACACGGAGCTGCTGTGCGGGCTGCACCCGGTGGGCACGCCGCGGCGGGCGGCGGACCGGCTCGCGGCGACGGCGGAGCGTACGGGCATCACGCGGTTCGCTCTGCTCGCAGAGGGCTCGGGCGATCTCGCGGCGACCGAGGAGAACGTCCGTCGGCTCGGCTCCGAGGTGCTCCCCCAGCTGGGCTGA
- a CDS encoding SCO5389 family protein — protein MSLDVSPALLEQAERGEVDEADFVDCVRTSLPYAWEMISSLVAQLKVDGGEFADNQTPPPNEQARGQLLRALASDAIRGALQRHFGVRLAFQNCHRVAVFPLDPAVDERLARFTSVRGQLLNQSPELRDC, from the coding sequence ATGTCGCTCGACGTCTCACCGGCACTGTTGGAACAGGCCGAGCGAGGCGAGGTCGACGAAGCCGACTTCGTCGACTGCGTCCGGACCTCCCTGCCCTACGCATGGGAGATGATCAGTTCCCTGGTGGCCCAGCTGAAGGTCGACGGCGGAGAGTTCGCCGACAACCAGACGCCGCCGCCGAACGAGCAGGCACGCGGTCAGCTGCTGCGCGCGCTCGCGAGCGATGCCATTCGTGGCGCCCTGCAGCGGCATTTCGGGGTGCGTCTCGCCTTCCAGAACTGCCACCGCGTGGCCGTGTTCCCGCTGGACCCGGCGGTGGACGAGCGGCTCGCCCGTTTCACGTCCGTACGGGGGCAGCTGCTCAATCAGTCGCCGGAACTGCGCGACTGCTGA
- the nucS gene encoding endonuclease NucS codes for MRLVIARCSVDYAGRLTAHLPSAPRLILIKADGSVSIHADDRAYKPLNWMSPPCTLKEGADGEAGIWTVINKAGEKLIITMEEILHDSSHELGVDPGLIKDGVEAHLQELLADRIETLGEGYTLIRREYPTAIGPVDILCRDADGGTVAVEIKRRGEIDGVEQLTRYLELLNRDPHLAPVKGVFAAQEIKPQAKVLATDRGIGCVVLDYDALRGIEDDKLRLF; via the coding sequence ATGCGTCTCGTCATTGCCCGTTGCTCCGTGGACTACGCGGGTCGGCTCACGGCCCACCTGCCCTCCGCGCCCCGTCTGATCCTGATCAAGGCCGATGGGAGCGTCTCGATCCACGCGGACGACCGGGCGTACAAACCGCTCAACTGGATGTCGCCGCCGTGCACCCTGAAGGAGGGCGCCGACGGTGAGGCGGGCATCTGGACCGTGATCAACAAAGCGGGCGAGAAACTGATCATCACGATGGAGGAGATCCTCCACGATTCCTCGCACGAGCTCGGTGTGGACCCCGGTCTGATCAAGGACGGCGTGGAGGCCCATCTCCAGGAGCTGCTCGCCGACCGCATCGAGACGCTCGGCGAGGGATACACGCTGATCCGCCGCGAGTACCCGACGGCGATCGGCCCGGTGGACATCCTGTGCCGCGACGCGGACGGCGGGACGGTCGCGGTGGAGATCAAGCGGCGCGGCGAGATCGACGGCGTCGAGCAGCTAACCCGCTACCTGGAGCTGCTCAACCGCGATCCGCACCTGGCCCCCGTGAAGGGCGTCTTCGCGGCGCAGGAGATCAAGCCGCAGGCGAAGGTGCTCGCGACGGACCGCGGGATCGGCTGCGTGGTCCTCGACTACGACGCCCTGCGCGGCATCGAGGACGACAAGCTCCGCCTCTTCTGA
- a CDS encoding ATP-binding protein translates to MDPINPGSEQYGHDTEGDEARQGRGVPAPAPAAPARARVVKLVSGDLLLTVNPVDGSEIEPCPPGQEPAAPRRRTAEERAEAARAVAPPVPPGPAAPALPLLERQEQRDRLAEVLGRGRSARLTGPAGSGRTTLLDAVAVDCAELAPDGVVRLSGHHRTPTELLHELFTAVRYAPNHRPDRTELLDRLRDIGAVVVVDDLEFGGAALDELLAAAPECAFLLAAAPDAPAPTAGAHVEEVALEGLGRGASLKLLESAVGRTLTDEEANWAGDLWFESEGLPLRFVQAGALLRQRDRLRVTPAEFDAFGALEEAFGPTDPAAAAAAAAAAFDGVEDADVELREIPLPTLGEGAAPAALLASRLSRSAQAALRFTVALGGEVPHQAHLPALVGDTHADAALGELVACGLLSPVGTRYRLAAGVLTQLLAHGYEHDAADRVHTAAQHYAWWAGHPSVTPERAAAESDALLAALAALVPGTETGTDGERRATAVLLARAAAPAFAAGLHWGAWERALRAGQEAARLAGDVAEEAYFHHELGVLAICAGNLERARAELEASIGMRGVLADKRGTVAGRRALALVADLSGEHPTPVAARAEEPVSPPRGTPALRRTPARPALAAPEPPTAPLPGGPVRSPAGPAVPPVPAFPDFADEGPTLITRPGTGTGPGGRRPGFAGGILTGARRNLAAVGAGALLVAVLGTVVTLGATSGDGEDPATNRVTSDSTATDGTLDDGIDGDEPPAEGEEGEGGEPGDPGTTGDPTHSGSPSPSGSDGTSPSNAPTSPGDTGSPGSSSAPPSSSSSSSATPPSPTGSPTGTTPPSTTRPPSSPSATTGGPRPTTSSPTTTPPTTTTPPTTAPPTTTPPPTTAPPTTTAPPAEENSPSNSASATLGGGPSASDSPATSETAIV, encoded by the coding sequence ATGGACCCGATCAACCCTGGGTCGGAGCAGTACGGGCACGACACCGAGGGTGACGAGGCCCGCCAGGGCAGGGGTGTGCCCGCACCCGCACCCGCGGCCCCCGCGCGCGCCCGCGTCGTCAAGCTGGTCTCCGGCGACCTGCTCCTCACCGTCAACCCCGTCGACGGCAGCGAGATAGAACCCTGCCCGCCGGGACAGGAGCCCGCGGCCCCCCGCCGCCGCACCGCCGAGGAGCGCGCCGAGGCCGCCCGCGCCGTCGCCCCGCCCGTGCCGCCCGGGCCCGCCGCACCCGCGCTGCCCCTCCTCGAACGCCAGGAGCAGCGCGATCGGCTCGCCGAGGTCCTCGGCCGCGGCCGCTCCGCCCGCCTGACCGGACCCGCCGGATCCGGCCGGACCACTCTTCTCGACGCGGTCGCCGTCGACTGCGCGGAGCTCGCCCCCGACGGCGTCGTCCGCCTCTCCGGCCACCACCGCACCCCCACCGAACTCCTCCACGAACTCTTCACCGCCGTCCGGTACGCCCCGAACCACCGGCCCGACCGGACCGAGCTCCTCGACCGGCTCCGTGACATCGGCGCCGTCGTCGTCGTCGACGACCTGGAATTCGGCGGCGCCGCCCTCGACGAGCTCCTCGCCGCCGCCCCCGAGTGCGCCTTCCTCCTCGCCGCCGCCCCCGACGCGCCCGCCCCCACGGCCGGCGCCCACGTCGAGGAGGTCGCCCTGGAGGGCCTCGGCCGCGGCGCGTCCCTCAAGCTCCTGGAGAGCGCCGTCGGCCGCACCCTCACCGACGAGGAGGCCAACTGGGCCGGCGACCTGTGGTTCGAGTCCGAAGGGCTGCCCCTCCGCTTCGTCCAGGCCGGGGCGCTGCTGCGGCAGCGCGACCGGCTGCGCGTCACCCCGGCCGAGTTCGACGCCTTCGGCGCCCTCGAAGAGGCCTTCGGCCCGACGGACCCCGCGGCTGCCGCCGCCGCCGCGGCCGCCGCCTTCGACGGCGTCGAGGACGCCGACGTCGAACTCCGCGAGATACCCCTGCCCACCCTCGGCGAGGGCGCCGCCCCCGCCGCCCTCCTCGCCTCACGGCTCAGCCGCTCCGCCCAGGCCGCCCTGCGCTTCACCGTGGCCCTCGGCGGAGAGGTCCCGCACCAGGCCCACCTGCCGGCCCTGGTCGGCGACACCCACGCCGACGCCGCCCTCGGCGAGCTCGTGGCCTGCGGGCTGCTCTCCCCGGTCGGCACCCGCTACCGGCTCGCCGCCGGAGTCCTGACCCAGCTCCTCGCCCACGGCTACGAGCACGACGCCGCCGACCGCGTCCACACCGCCGCCCAGCACTACGCCTGGTGGGCCGGACACCCCTCCGTCACGCCCGAGCGCGCCGCCGCCGAATCCGACGCCCTCCTCGCCGCCCTGGCCGCGCTCGTCCCCGGCACCGAGACCGGCACCGACGGAGAGCGCCGGGCCACCGCCGTCCTCCTCGCCCGCGCCGCCGCGCCCGCCTTCGCCGCCGGTCTGCACTGGGGCGCCTGGGAGCGGGCCCTGCGCGCCGGACAGGAGGCCGCCAGGCTCGCCGGAGACGTCGCCGAGGAGGCGTACTTCCACCACGAGCTGGGCGTCCTCGCGATCTGCGCCGGAAACCTGGAGCGGGCCCGCGCCGAGCTCGAGGCCTCCATCGGGATGCGCGGGGTGCTCGCCGACAAGCGCGGCACCGTCGCCGGCCGCAGGGCGCTCGCGCTCGTCGCCGACCTCTCCGGAGAGCACCCCACCCCGGTCGCGGCCCGCGCCGAGGAGCCCGTCTCGCCGCCCCGCGGCACCCCGGCCCTGCGGCGTACGCCCGCCCGGCCCGCGCTCGCGGCCCCGGAGCCGCCCACGGCCCCGCTGCCCGGCGGCCCCGTGCGGAGCCCTGCGGGCCCCGCGGTCCCTCCGGTTCCCGCGTTCCCGGACTTCGCCGACGAGGGCCCGACGCTCATCACGCGCCCCGGCACCGGCACCGGCCCCGGCGGCCGCCGCCCGGGCTTCGCGGGAGGCATCCTCACCGGCGCCCGCCGCAACCTCGCCGCCGTCGGCGCGGGCGCGCTCCTCGTGGCGGTCCTCGGCACCGTCGTCACCCTCGGCGCGACCTCCGGTGACGGCGAGGACCCCGCCACGAACCGCGTCACCTCCGACAGCACGGCGACCGACGGCACCCTCGACGACGGCATCGACGGCGACGAGCCGCCCGCCGAGGGCGAGGAGGGGGAGGGCGGCGAGCCGGGCGACCCCGGCACGACGGGCGACCCCACGCACTCCGGCTCCCCGAGCCCCTCCGGCTCCGACGGCACCTCCCCGTCGAACGCGCCGACGAGCCCCGGCGACACCGGCTCGCCCGGTTCCTCCTCGGCCCCGCCGTCCTCGTCCTCCTCGTCGTCCGCCACCCCGCCGTCGCCCACGGGCAGCCCGACGGGCACCACCCCGCCGTCCACGACCCGGCCGCCGTCGAGCCCCTCGGCCACCACCGGCGGACCGCGTCCGACGACGTCGAGCCCGACGACCACTCCGCCGACGACCACGACTCCGCCGACCACGGCCCCGCCGACGACCACGCCCCCGCCGACGACGGCCCCGCCGACGACCACCGCTCCGCCGGCCGAGGAGAACTCGCCGAGCAACTCCGCGTCGGCGACCCTCGGCGGCGGTCCCTCCGCCTCGGACAGCCCCGCCACCTCGGAGACGGCGATCGTCTGA
- a CDS encoding STAS domain-containing protein, whose amino-acid sequence MHIRGDHVELVVGGRLDVRSAADARTVLHSAVDDGVGDLVLDLTGLDSWDATGLGVIMGAHRRAGRCGRRLVLRGVPPQMQRLLVATRLHRILAIEGGLAAESLPRV is encoded by the coding sequence ATGCACATCAGGGGCGACCATGTCGAGCTGGTCGTCGGGGGCCGCCTCGACGTCCGGAGCGCGGCGGACGCCCGTACGGTCCTGCACTCGGCCGTCGACGACGGAGTCGGCGATCTCGTACTCGACCTGACCGGCCTCGACTCCTGGGACGCCACCGGACTCGGCGTGATCATGGGCGCTCACCGGAGGGCCGGCCGCTGCGGCCGGCGCCTCGTCCTGCGCGGGGTACCGCCCCAGATGCAGCGACTGCTCGTGGCCACCCGGCTCCACCGCATCCTCGCCATCGAGGGCGGCCTCGCCGCGGAGTCGCTGCCCCGGGTGTGA
- a CDS encoding 3-hydroxyacyl-CoA dehydrogenase family protein — MARKLAVIGAGLMGSGIAQVSAQAGWDVVLRDVTDAALTRGTDGIKASYDRFVAKGRLDAADAEAALGRITATTELEAVADADIVVEAVFENLDVKHEIFRSLDKVVKDGAVLASNTSAIPITKIAAVTERPESVVGVHFFSPVPMMQLVELVRGYKTSDETLAAAREFAESVGKTCIVVNRDVAGFVTTRLISALVVEAAKLHESGVATAEDIDIACKLGFGHAMGPLATADLTGIDILVNAANNIYTESQDEKFAVPEAMRRMVDAGDIGRKSGQGFYKY, encoded by the coding sequence GTGGCCAGGAAGCTCGCCGTCATCGGGGCCGGACTCATGGGATCCGGCATCGCGCAGGTCTCGGCACAGGCGGGCTGGGACGTCGTCCTGCGTGACGTCACCGACGCCGCGCTCACCCGCGGCACCGACGGCATCAAGGCGTCGTACGACCGCTTCGTCGCCAAGGGCAGGCTGGACGCGGCCGACGCCGAGGCCGCCCTCGGCCGGATCACCGCCACCACCGAGCTCGAGGCCGTCGCCGACGCCGACATCGTCGTCGAGGCCGTCTTCGAGAACCTCGACGTGAAGCACGAGATCTTCCGCTCGCTCGACAAGGTCGTCAAGGACGGCGCGGTCCTCGCCTCCAACACCTCCGCGATCCCGATCACCAAGATCGCCGCGGTGACCGAGCGCCCCGAGTCCGTCGTCGGCGTCCACTTCTTCTCGCCGGTCCCGATGATGCAGCTCGTCGAGCTCGTCCGCGGTTACAAGACCAGCGACGAGACCCTCGCCGCCGCACGGGAGTTCGCCGAGTCCGTCGGCAAGACCTGCATCGTCGTCAACCGCGACGTGGCCGGCTTCGTCACCACGCGCCTCATCTCGGCCCTCGTCGTCGAGGCCGCCAAGCTCCACGAGTCCGGCGTCGCCACCGCCGAGGACATCGACATCGCCTGCAAGCTCGGCTTCGGCCACGCCATGGGCCCGCTCGCCACCGCCGACCTCACCGGCATCGACATCCTGGTGAACGCGGCCAACAACATCTACACGGAGTCGCAGGACGAGAAGTTCGCGGTGCCCGAAGCGATGCGCCGGATGGTGGACGCGGGTGACATCGGCCGCAAGAGCGGGCAGGGCTTCTACAAGTACTGA
- a CDS encoding EamA family transporter: MVSLQFGSAFAKRLFEAIGPAGATLLRLLIAAALLCLLSRPAPRLLKAHWRLLLPYGTVFTVMQFAFYEATSRLPLGVVVTLEFSGPLLLAALTARRARDRFWVVVAAVGLLVLGGTRGMDDPVGLAASLLTGAALTGYILLGARVGRAVPGGSGLALGMTVAAVLALPTAPVLGLPSPGVLLEPEVLGAALAVAVLTTVVPFSLEFAALQRMPPRVFAVLATVEPVIAALVGLALLGERLSPAQWAAVLCVVAAAFGTARRSTAPAATSPEDTPAPTDRTPSRSRKNGMHR, from the coding sequence ATGGTCAGTCTGCAGTTCGGGTCCGCCTTCGCGAAACGCCTTTTCGAGGCAATCGGCCCGGCCGGCGCGACCTTGTTGCGCCTGCTCATCGCGGCCGCCCTGCTCTGCCTGCTGTCCCGGCCCGCACCGCGGCTGCTCAAGGCCCACTGGCGGCTGCTGCTCCCCTACGGCACCGTCTTCACCGTGATGCAGTTCGCCTTCTACGAGGCGACCTCCCGGCTGCCGCTCGGCGTGGTCGTGACGCTCGAGTTCAGCGGGCCGTTGCTGCTCGCCGCACTCACCGCGCGGCGCGCGCGCGACCGGTTCTGGGTGGTCGTCGCGGCCGTCGGGCTGCTCGTCCTCGGCGGGACGCGGGGCATGGACGATCCGGTCGGCCTCGCCGCGAGCCTGCTCACCGGCGCGGCGCTGACCGGCTACATCCTGCTCGGCGCCCGGGTGGGCCGCGCCGTGCCCGGCGGCTCCGGTCTGGCGCTCGGCATGACCGTGGCCGCCGTCCTCGCGCTGCCCACCGCCCCCGTGCTCGGGCTGCCCTCACCGGGCGTCCTGCTCGAACCGGAGGTGCTCGGGGCCGCGCTGGCGGTGGCGGTCCTGACGACCGTCGTCCCCTTCTCGCTGGAGTTCGCCGCGCTGCAGCGGATGCCGCCCCGGGTCTTCGCCGTGCTGGCCACGGTGGAGCCGGTCATCGCGGCCCTCGTGGGCCTCGCCCTCCTCGGCGAGCGGCTCTCCCCCGCCCAATGGGCCGCCGTGCTCTGCGTGGTGGCCGCCGCCTTCGGCACGGCCCGCCGGTCGACCGCACCCGCGGCGACCTCACCCGAGGACACCCCCGCACCAACCGATCGAACCCCTTCACGTTCACGGAAGAACGGAATGCACAGATGA
- a CDS encoding cysteine desulfurase family protein, with product MATIYLDHQATTPPDPAVVEAMTFAATHCYANPASPHAAGIRAFREIERVRGAVARLIGAARSEICFTSGATEGNNLAIKGVVTPGGRRHVVTTAVEHKSVLDSCRSLRTAGHEVTVLPVDAEGRVSARQVAAALRPDTALVSVMLANNEISTVQPVAEIGAVTRAAGVPLHCDATQGVGSLPVDVRALGVDLLTFSGHKIYGPKGVGALYVSNDLSDRAPLAPLLHGGGQERGLRAGTVNTTAVIGLGAAVGVLTACREEESARLAGLRERFLSTLAELVPYELNSGTGPGFLPHAVNLSFEGADAQQLLLEVTDIAVSTGSACNSAAQEPSHVLTATGLSPERIRGSIRVALGRFTTEEDVVRAAHALAAGVSSRAVRVA from the coding sequence ATGGCCACGATCTATCTCGACCACCAGGCCACGACTCCGCCCGACCCGGCGGTCGTCGAGGCGATGACCTTCGCCGCCACCCACTGCTACGCCAATCCGGCCAGCCCGCACGCCGCCGGGATCCGCGCCTTCCGCGAGATCGAGCGGGTGCGCGGGGCCGTCGCCCGGCTCATCGGGGCCGCCCGCAGCGAGATCTGCTTCACGTCGGGCGCGACGGAGGGCAACAACCTCGCGATCAAGGGGGTCGTCACGCCCGGCGGGCGGCGCCATGTGGTGACCACGGCGGTGGAGCACAAGTCCGTCCTCGACAGCTGCCGTTCCCTGAGAACCGCGGGGCACGAGGTGACCGTGCTGCCCGTCGACGCCGAGGGCCGGGTCTCCGCGCGCCAGGTGGCGGCGGCGCTCCGGCCGGACACCGCGCTGGTCTCCGTGATGCTGGCGAACAACGAGATCTCCACCGTCCAGCCGGTGGCGGAGATCGGCGCGGTCACGCGGGCCGCCGGTGTGCCCCTGCACTGCGACGCGACGCAGGGCGTGGGCTCGCTGCCCGTCGACGTCCGGGCGCTCGGGGTCGACCTCCTCACCTTCTCGGGGCACAAGATCTACGGGCCTAAGGGCGTGGGCGCGCTGTACGTCTCCAACGACCTGTCGGACCGCGCCCCGTTGGCGCCTCTCCTGCACGGGGGCGGCCAGGAGCGCGGGCTGCGCGCGGGCACCGTCAACACGACCGCCGTCATCGGTCTCGGCGCGGCCGTCGGTGTGCTCACGGCGTGCCGCGAGGAGGAGTCCGCCCGGCTGGCCGGCCTGCGGGAGCGGTTCCTGTCCACGCTCGCCGAGCTGGTCCCGTACGAGCTGAACAGCGGCACGGGCCCGGGGTTCCTGCCGCACGCGGTGAACCTGTCCTTCGAGGGCGCGGACGCCCAGCAACTGCTCCTGGAGGTCACGGACATCGCCGTGTCGACGGGCTCGGCCTGCAACAGTGCGGCGCAGGAGCCCTCGCACGTCCTCACGGCGACCGGTCTGTCGCCGGAGCGGATCCGGGGCAGCATCCGGGTGGCCCTCGGCCGCTTCACCACCGAGGAGGACGTCGTCCGCGCGGCCCACGCGCTGGCGGCCGGCGTGTCGAGCCGGGCGGTCCGGGTCGCCTGA
- a CDS encoding TetR/AcrR family transcriptional regulator, translated as MAEGLRERKKRETKQRISDIATGLFLEHGFVTVTVADVAEAADVSVNTVYNYFPAKEDLFLDRMDGVTQRLARMIRGRDRGESAAAAVLRALRQDIGAVSPAYGLMDGFDAFMNVIEHAPTLKARLFHVQQQVHDAVVATLREETGAADDDPLPLLVGGQLAWIESTVVAYITREMTAGRKATTVSREALVLLDEIEELLGEKVLTYAVREG; from the coding sequence ATGGCCGAGGGACTCAGGGAACGCAAGAAGCGCGAGACGAAGCAGCGGATCTCGGACATCGCGACCGGGCTCTTCCTGGAGCACGGCTTCGTGACCGTGACCGTCGCCGACGTCGCCGAGGCGGCGGACGTCTCCGTCAACACCGTCTACAACTACTTCCCGGCCAAGGAGGACCTCTTCCTCGACCGGATGGACGGCGTCACCCAGCGCCTCGCCCGGATGATCCGCGGCCGCGACCGGGGCGAGTCCGCCGCCGCGGCGGTCCTGCGCGCGCTGCGCCAGGACATCGGCGCCGTCTCGCCCGCGTACGGACTCATGGACGGCTTCGACGCCTTCATGAACGTCATCGAGCACGCCCCCACCCTCAAGGCCCGGCTCTTCCACGTGCAGCAGCAGGTCCACGACGCCGTCGTCGCCACCCTGCGCGAGGAGACCGGGGCCGCGGACGACGACCCGCTGCCGCTGCTCGTCGGCGGCCAGCTCGCCTGGATCGAGAGCACGGTCGTCGCCTACATCACCCGCGAGATGACCGCGGGGCGCAAGGCGACGACCGTCTCCCGTGAGGCCCTCGTCCTCCTCGACGAGATCGAGGAACTGCTCGGCGAGAAGGTCCTGACGTACGCGGTGCGCGAGGGCTGA
- a CDS encoding ABC transporter ATP-binding protein → MPIISTAGLARTFTGKHGPVEAVRGIDLTVRPGEILGLLGPNGAGKTTTLRMLTTLLPPTAGVATVAGHDLVKDPAAVRRRIGYVAQSGGLDPQETARSELVLQGRLYGLDRTRASARAEELAVDLDLTELLDRPTPALSGGQRRRLDLAMGLTHRPEILFLDEPTTGLDPASRTDLWALVRRLRDEHGTTVVLTTHYLDEADALADRIVIVDKGTVVAEGSPAALKAAHGAATLQDAFLAITGRGPAPVDTTPVAV, encoded by the coding sequence ATGCCCATCATCAGCACGGCCGGGCTCGCCCGGACCTTCACCGGCAAGCACGGGCCCGTGGAGGCCGTCCGCGGGATCGACCTGACCGTCAGGCCAGGCGAGATCCTCGGACTCCTCGGACCCAACGGCGCCGGCAAGACGACCACCCTGCGCATGCTCACGACCCTGCTCCCGCCCACCGCCGGCGTCGCCACCGTCGCCGGCCACGACCTCGTCAAGGACCCCGCGGCCGTACGCCGCCGCATCGGGTACGTCGCTCAGTCCGGCGGCCTCGACCCCCAGGAGACGGCCCGCTCCGAGCTCGTCCTCCAGGGCAGGCTCTACGGCCTCGACCGGACCCGCGCGTCCGCGCGCGCCGAGGAGCTCGCGGTCGACCTCGACCTCACCGAACTCCTCGATCGGCCGACCCCGGCGCTCTCCGGCGGCCAGCGCCGCCGCCTCGACCTCGCGATGGGTCTCACCCACCGGCCGGAGATCCTCTTCCTCGACGAACCGACGACCGGCCTCGACCCCGCCAGCCGCACGGACCTGTGGGCCCTGGTGCGGCGGCTGCGCGACGAGCACGGCACGACCGTCGTCCTCACCACCCACTACCTGGACGAGGCCGACGCCCTCGCCGACCGCATCGTGATCGTGGACAAGGGCACGGTCGTCGCCGAGGGAAGCCCCGCCGCCCTCAAGGCCGCCCACGGCGCCGCCACCCTCCAGGACGCCTTCCTCGCCATCACCGGGCGCGGCCCCGCCCCCGTCGACACCACCCCCGTAGCCGTCTAG
- a CDS encoding ABC transporter permease: protein MLLHDTALLFGRYARQTLRSPFQIFFGALMPLLYLFFFGPLLTGLPLGREGDSWQILVPGLLLQLGLFGASFAGFSIIMEKSWGVFDRMRVTPVSRLALLLGRVLRDAALFVFQAVLLVVVAVPMGLRAPLAGILAGFGFVALLSAALASLSYALALKLPSPQEFGPAINTLAMPAMLLSGLMLPMALAPGWLDVLSRLTPFRYLVDAVREAYIGHYTTPAMLYGVLVALGLTALAVTVGTRTFRSAGA, encoded by the coding sequence ATGCTTCTCCACGACACCGCGCTGCTCTTCGGGCGTTACGCCCGCCAGACCCTGCGCTCCCCGTTCCAGATCTTCTTCGGCGCCCTGATGCCGCTGCTCTACCTCTTCTTCTTCGGCCCCCTGCTGACCGGTCTCCCGCTGGGCCGGGAGGGCGACTCCTGGCAGATCCTCGTTCCCGGCCTGCTGCTCCAACTCGGCCTCTTCGGAGCCTCGTTCGCCGGATTCTCGATCATCATGGAGAAGAGCTGGGGCGTGTTCGACCGGATGCGGGTCACGCCCGTGAGCCGGCTGGCCCTGCTGCTCGGACGGGTCCTGCGCGACGCCGCGCTCTTCGTCTTCCAGGCGGTGCTGCTCGTCGTCGTGGCCGTCCCGATGGGACTGCGGGCCCCGCTCGCCGGGATCCTGGCCGGCTTCGGCTTCGTCGCCCTGCTCTCGGCGGCGCTCGCCTCGCTCTCGTACGCGCTGGCGCTGAAGCTGCCGAGCCCGCAGGAGTTCGGCCCCGCGATCAACACGCTCGCGATGCCGGCGATGCTGCTGTCGGGCCTGATGCTGCCGATGGCCCTCGCCCCCGGCTGGCTGGACGTGCTCTCGCGCCTCACGCCGTTCCGCTATCTGGTGGACGCGGTCCGGGAGGCGTACATCGGCCACTACACGACACCGGCCATGCTGTACGGGGTGCTCGTCGCCCTCGGACTGACGGCGCTCGCCGTGACGGTCGGCACACGGACGTTCCGAAGCGCCGGTGCCTAA